From the Glycine max cultivar Williams 82 chromosome 11, Glycine_max_v4.0, whole genome shotgun sequence genome, the window CTCATATACAAGAAAATTGAGTATATATGATCCTTAGTTTACATCTCCTTATCACTTCAGCTAGATTATAACATGTCCATAATTTACTtctattcactttttttttcgtaTAGggttaaatatacaaaaaaaccAAAGCTTGAAATATACTctcttttttatgattaatccTTACACGCTTGACATCTGATGATAGACATTTTACTTTAGTTCTTAGATAAGCATCATGGCCTGGTAGACTCTATTGTCTCAAGCTACAAGTCGACTACAACCTCTTTCTATATgattaaataacttaataatTTCAGGCAAATAATTGGGTTGACTTAGATCACCTACTACATGTTGGGCACgtatttattagtatatatatcattatattttttctggGTACTTTAGTTTATTACTTGACGCTCTTTCTACTAATATTTAAGGTACATGCATGTCAATTCATCAAAATGTTTGATGTAGTTTTTTCATCTCAAAATGTTCCAATCAGAAGTTGGTCGTAGACAGTGATAAAACCTTAGGTAGACTTATAATCACCAATGATTTACAAACCAAATTGACAAGTGGTTCCTAATTGATTATATTCTTGtgtcataaaataaaaagaaaatatagtacTTTATACGTGTATTAGAATCAGTCTAATTAGTTCATAGATAAGACAATTAGATAATCAGTATTATCAACCGTACCCTTTGAAAGCATAGTGCTCTTGTCCATATGTGCCACTGGATTAGCTATAGGGACCCATCTCATGCGGTAGTTGGGATTTGATTATActtcatatatttatatatagattattatatatataattaatgaatttattCATTAAATACCATACTTTCTTCTGACTTAATTGTTTCATTTCTCACCCAATTAATCAATTGTGTTGAAGGCTGATAATTTGAGGCAACAAACCCTTCACCAATTATGTCGATTGCTGACAGTTCGTCAAGCAGCAAGGTGTTTTCTTGTGATTGGAGAGTATTATGGCCGTCTTAGAGCCCTTAGTTCTCTTTGGGCATCAAGACCACGAGAGTAAGATCTACACACCATATCTTAAtcacttttaacttttttatcatgattttttctcctcaacttttaattatttactctcaattttttttcattttttttaaacaaaaattcttattttcttatctAATTACTTATGTTTTCcacttgtttaaattttttttgtatactttcatatatataatttttttattactatttttaaattttacttaactTGAGGTTTTCTTATGATGTACAATATAATGGCTAATtctatacattttattttataagaaataaattaggcttatattttacttttggtGTTCTACCTAAaagtatcaaattaaaaaagtatgCTAATCAAAACTGTAATTaagtcaataaatattttaatttcaatatctCTTATATAAAATCTCTAACACTTGGATtagtcaaaactcaaaagaaacTTTTATGGATGGTCTTCATTTCATttcctttcaagtttcaacaacACTTGCATATATCTGCAACTAATTCCAAATCTAGCTGCTCCATtgaaattattgattaaattagatcacccaaaaaaaaaaaaatagtgacacCCTTTTCGTTTGGTTCAACAGGTCATTGATCAGTGATGATAACTCATGCCAAACAACCACTGAATTGCAAATGGTTCAATCTTCTCAGAATCATTTCTCAAGTTTCTGAAATACATTGTAATTGAAACCTGGTGCAAGTGGATTTCTTTGGGCTGCTTTAGAAAGAATGGAAAAGAGTGTCAGCATCATCAAAgaattaatatcttttttttttcttctttcaatctTCCTCTCGTGTCTCTTatgttttgtaataattaaatgGAATTCGAGTTTTATGTGAATGACGAGGAAGCTCTTCTACTTTAGCTAAAAGGAGTAGAGAAATTTAATGATATAAAGGAACGAATATGACATGTgagatgtgtgtgtgtgtgtatatatatatatatatatatgtaatgctAGTCtcctatatatattatatagctAGCTAGTTgcttcttttaattttcttttacacaCACAccacatatattttaaattaattaattatactatatATAATGGCTTTAGAAGTATAAGGTGACACAAATTGGGAGAAGACAGTTGCATTTATAGTAGTGGTTTTGGTTGCAAGTGGAGTGTCTTATATATGTATAATGCAGAGGAGATTAATGGAAAGAAaagaatttatattaatttatatatgaattaaGAACGTTGTCTCTGGTTTTGGTGGTTATTGCACAATTTGCGTAGAACTGTAGCTAAACAGAAGAGGTTGTGTCTCTTCGTTTATTTGAAGCGGTTTGGTTACATGCAGCTATAAGACTGACTAATTTattcgaaaaagaaaaagaaaaaaagaaagcgaACAAAGGAATTGTGCGTTTGTGTCTTTGCAGGCACATGTGCCTCCATTTGTGTGCGTTGAAAATGAGAGTGTGGTCCTTTTTTGTTTGCATTTCAGATCGATCAAcaagtgcatatatatatatatatatatatatatgtgtgtgtgtatatgttTCAGTCTCAGAATTGCATGCAATTGGCACACCAACAATGAATTCCACCTcgatcaaatattttctttacagATATGAACATATtgcttttaaataatattaagtacGTAAGTGAAtcaatttatagaaaattattcAACTTAATCAATAGTATCGAATAAGAATTCGTAAGTGTGTAGTTGAGTTGCCTCCAATACTTAAAAGAAAGTGCTTTCTcatctttaataattttatctagtTCAAGAAAGATCCTTACTTTTACTTTGTCGTAGAAAACATATATGTGATCTTGTACAAattgtccttaaatgcttaaaatagttaatttaaataaaaggaaaacaaatcacaacatgaattgttgttattattgactttttttatacataattaaaCCCGCTTATATAATTATCAGAAATGtgtttgatgtatatatatgtgtgtgaaaaatgataataatatccATCCTAGTTGGGATGCATTAGTATTAAACACAAAAATTttgaactaaaaaattattaaattttttatttttaaaatttaatttaagaatatCATCGCACTTCATctaacttaaatatatatagagaaaagaatcataaaaaaagaaaataagagaaaaaaagattttatttttattttaaaattaaatgataaaatataataatattcttgaattaaattttggaaaacAAAACCATCGGTCTAAATTTTTGTGTTAAATGCTAATTCACTCCAACCAATTAGGGTGAATATTAGCATCtcccacacatatatataggagtGGTCTTCATAttccaaaagtaattttttgagagttatttttcatattctttatttatttttttgagatttaatgattatatatatatatagaggagtGATCTATTTAttccaaaagtaattttttgagttatttttcatatttttaatttatttttttgagattTAATGATTATGATTAGttacttattataattattaaatctataaaaaattatgaggaagaaaaataattttaaaaaaattactttcagaATAAGTAAAtgtctccttttttttaatatatatatatatatatgatttttttataatttgttagttgttagAATGTTTAAAGGAAAATTTGAACTCACAATGACCTCTTCCTCCtctcttcattcttatttttcgATCATTAAGTTATCTTATAACTCCATatatgaagattcaagtgagtATACTATGAATCTCTTTTACATATTATCCCCAGACCTAATTTATATAGTGAATCTAATGCATGGGATGAGGGTAACGTGAGATGGGACACTTTATTAATTATGAGAGTGAATTGAAGACTAGTAATAAGAGTTACTAAAAAGAAAAGGTGTGTTAATTATCTTGTAGTGGTGAGTGGTGACAGATATGGCACCTTCGTACATACTACATGCGTACCATGCATTGTTGCATTGTAGGCATAGCCTGTTAATTAGCCTGCCACTTTTGTTCCCATTCCTTGAGTCCGAAAATTAATTAGCAGCTGGAAGTAAATGCTTTCGCTATTCTTCGTGCATGTTTCCACatgcatgcattttttttacaccTTTTAATTAATCCTCAAAGGTTGAGTGTGCGCAGAATGGTGATGTACGTACGTACGTGTAGAGTGGAAAGGGACTGTACCTAATAACACAATAATTGCGTGCATGCTGAGTACTTGAATCACTACTGTGTGCGCACATGCATGTGAGAACACATTTAGTTCGAAGTCAAATTCATGAGTATGTGTTGACCTAAACTCCTCCTTGTGAATTATTCGTTAACTCGGTAAACAACAATTAAACAATTTTAGCGTAAGACTTCAGCTAAGAGTGGAGGttcaagatatatatatagacctGCAGAATGCATTAATTAGTTTGTATAGTTAACAAAttgaatttagtattttttttgtgtgtacaAGTTTAGTTGCAATTGACTTAGGTACTTGTTGATCGCCCATTATTATGGATATATTTTTACATCCACAGTGAAattcaaactcatttttaagAGATATAAGTTTGATTCTTAGCAATTGAATCAACATTTGTTGCcaattaaatatatgtatatcatttaatactttaaataacacgcattaaatgattttatataattatatttttaatataataaatattttttgtgtttcaCAAGTCTACAATGGTGATCCTGCTAGACCAACACTCAAGTGTTAGTAACTTAGTATATCTCGGAGTGAAGAGGTAAGAAATAGAATGAATACATACCTTGAGGTGGCATGATTTAGAGTTCTTACAAAATCTTTGTCCTTAGTCACCAATGTATAGACAATTCATTATGCCCTTACTGGGCTGAACCTTAGTCTAgaacataattttgttttaattttccatttttgtttATCCAGTTTGATAAAGACgttgcttcattttttttaacatttatttcCTTCTAGTACGGAATCAATtagaattttattctttataacaCTTTATtatattctgtaaaaaaaattaacactttataatattttatttttataagccaTATCGTATTGAATTATCATTTAGCAGCCTCTCATATTCGATCGTTAAGAATTTCGAGCAACCTCTAATTGGATGTAGAAATTGAAATTAGTTTACATGCTCTAGAAGAAGATTGGttgatctatttttttattcggAATGCTGGATCCttcatgataatttatttttatttttatagttctATTAGTTTACCCTGGGGATTTGCCTACTACTTTTGAATCAATTATGGGCAATTTGGATTGAATTATTAGGAATGATAGCAATAAGGGTCTTTATCGGCGTGCTTTATATATTAACCGTCCAATCTTGATGAGATTTTAGAggacaactttatttattttctgttagtTTAATGATAATAGGTTTCTTTAGATTaggtatcatttaataatttataacaaagTAATGCTGCTTTTGTCATTACGTGTAATGTATGAGATTGAGAGTGGGGCCTGTATTAAAGTATTGAAacgaaattaaaattgataatattaattaatattgtaatGAACTTATCGTAGGTATATATTATATTGCAAATTGGGAATCAATTTGGTTAACCGCAAGTTTTGTTGAATGCTAGATTCTAGATATAACTATATAAGTAGGTAGTTGAAGGCATCAACCGCAAACTATTATTTTAGGTATGTGGATACATGTGTAGGTATAAATGAATGAGATGGTAAAGAAGGAAATACTCACACTTTAATATAATGCACtttgaatttaatcttttttatgtatattttttaattatgccTGCTCTTATCCCTCTTCGTAGTCAACATGAGaaaaaacagaataaaaaataaatcatttatgtACGTATATTTtgcatcttttatttttattcgtaAAAATTAAAGACATATACTACATGATTTATAACAACTCACATAATTGTATATGATAACAATTATAATGTACTAGAGCAAAAAATATTGCATGCACTGATACACTCGTTAAATATCATGAATATAACAACACATAATTCATAAGTAATAAAGTGATAATACATATGCTTCCAACAAGAAACGTTATGATTTGTATTCTGAAGGAGATTGGGCAAGAATCGCTATCAAAGATAGCTCAATCTACGATGGTACAATTCTTGAGTGGTTACTGATTTATTGTAACTTGTAAATGATGCAGTCAATCCATAGTTAATAAGTCAGTAACAAAAAAGTCAGAATTGGCCTAGTATCATGGCATTTTGTCATGAGAAGCTTTCTAAAGTGTTGTTATGATGAAGCAACCCAGCACAGAAGAATGGCTAGCAGACAAGAAGGAGACAAGCACTAAAAGGAAATCAAGCAGGCCACACCACTTGGATGATTTTGTGACTCATCCTGCACCTAAAAGCTGAGCTGGCAGTATGTCATTGGAAGGAGAAGATGCCCTGTCTGCTAGAATATCCATTCTGTTATTTGCTCCCTAGGACCTGGTGAAAGAATAAATTAGCTGTGCATTAGATGCTTATATATATGAACCGAGAATGTAATGGAAAAGGAAGCAATGAAATCAGAAATTTCCGCTTAATTCCCCTTTTCTGGAAGTCTCCTAGTCCTCGAATTCTAGGAACCATAGAGCAAAATTTCTGCTCATAACAAgtgtattataaaaatatgaaataatttcatGCTTGCCTTTCATGATTGAGCTCGTTTTATTACTATATAGTAACAAAAcatgaggaaaaaaataatataggaagttgaaaataaatcaaatcaaaaaaatgaaaaactaatcttcaaaaataaaatcaggATGACCACAAGacaaataactataaaattgaGTAAAGTTGACTTATTCTCGCTGCATTATTTGTTTGCGTTTTACAAAGTTTACATGATTGAATGCTGAAGGCTAACTGAGAGAGAAGCAACAGAAAATAGGTAGACCCAAAAACTACAGACAAGACatgaatcatttttttgttcAGTTATAGTATTATACTAACGTAAGAGAGTAAGTTGTCAATGGCGAGTCTTAGGTTGCTATAGATGGGATCAATTGCCAAGTTTAATCCcagaaaaacttaattaaaaacacATTCTTCATTATTCAGGAGAAAACAATCAACAGTATGCGAGTTCAGTCTACAAGAACAATAAGCATTTTACATTGTATGGTAGCTGAAGTCAGCTTGAGAAATGTAACCACCCTCAGGCTATGAATGGCATAGCACTTTAATCTAATCTCCTATAGAAAAGCCATTTCTGAGACCATGACTTTAACACAGCAAAACTAGTTAGATTCATGTGAGAAGGGAGATATCTGACAGCAATTTCATGAAACCCATGATGGTCGCTTCCTCTATACAACTTTccacaaaaatatcaaattccAATTATAAGTCACTCCCCATCTCCCGTTTATCCTATAAAATGTGTTAAAATTCCTAATTCCAATCACAAAAATTTTCCCTCCATGAGCAACCAGAGTATACCATCAAGATCTTGATGCCCCACAAGGTTCACTGAGTACATACAAACTCTCCTTCAGATATGATACGTGTAACCTTGAGAGTGTAAGTTACATCCCTTCACATAAGCATATTTAAATCTGATAGGTCATCCATTGGAATATCAAGGCCAATAGAATCATGGTCTTGCAAACCATCTTCTTCAAAGTTCAACCAAGAACTAAGATCTTGCGTACCACCAAATTCTTCTATTGAACTTAAGTCAGGTAGTGGCAAATTCCCAAAGTCATTGGATTCCTTTATTTGAGAAGTGTCCTGATTACCAGATATCGTAGCCCCATCTTTACTATGATTATTGATTGCATCATGAATTGGTAAACGAGTAGAATCCTTTGCTTCCATAACCCTATCATGTCCACTAGCAGTACTCTTTTGCTTCTTAGCTTTTGGTTTGTTCTCATTTTGGCTACTGTCCAGTGATATGCGTCCAGCTCTGCCAATAGAATTTTGTCCGCTCTGATCCCGGCTTTGATTCCTTTCTCTCTCACTTCTCTTTCCCTTCAGTCCACCATGAACAGCACCATCAAGATTTGATGCTCTTGAGGAAGAACCACTGACACCACCATTGACCAACATTTCCCTCTTCTTTTCCCTGATAAACATGGACCCATTCTTGGATGATGCTTGCTCTGATGACTGAATTGAACCTTGAAAAGAATCAACCAATCCCCTGTCTGCATAGTCTCTATGGCAATCATATTTATCAGAAACACTAGAAACTGCACCTGTAGCCGTAgatacaaaaaaaagaaaaaattaagggGGGAAAAATCAAGACAACCAACCAACACAGGCAAATCTCGTACGTGTAAGCGAAGATACAGTCAATGAAACAGTACTTGCAAAAAGGAAGAAACAGGGTGATTACTTATTAATGATTTCTAAGAACTAATATGTTGAAAGAGTAACAACATGCCACTGACATCAAAATATCAAATACAAAAGTAAACAACAGCAGAACTCTGAAATACCTGATTTTCTGGCTTCAATTTGAAGGGAAACTTTGTTACATGTATTGCTGGCTGTCCCAGAGACTATGCAATCAGCAGGTTGTGCATCATTCTCACGTGAAGGTGGGGCAAACATGATATTTTGTAGGGTAGGTTCACTGAAGCAGTTAATGTCAGCTTCTTCATATCTTTTACATCTTCCAAGAGTACGTTTGACAAAAGCCAAAGCAACTTGTTTAGACACCTTGTGAACTGCACCTTTTGAATTTTTGCTTCCACGGCATGCCtgcaaatattataaattgataaagaacTCATTATTACAGCTAATGAGATGACTTGACtcattcattaaaataatattaccaaTTGCCAGTGACCTTAGATTTGTAACCTACATTACCCACAATTCATCTAAACTGATTAACCAGAAAAGGCTACATTAAATGTAGATAAATTGTCTATCTGTGAGCACTAATCGGTTGTCACACAGAAGACAGCAGGTCATCACCAATATCATTGAAACTAGTAAGAATTTGTGGGGAGGCTAGGCAGAAATGGAACAGGAAAGGGAGGGGACTGGGTAGAATGTGATGTATCTCCaaagcaaacatgaaaataagataaagaaaacAATTCAAATAACTACAAAAGTTATTTACAAACCTGTGGACCACTCACATGTATGACTCAAAAAAAGATAACCAGCAACACAAACTAAAGGACAGAAACCCAATTTCCCAACAGAACAAGCAAGAAAATCACATGGTTTAGTAACATCACTAACATGTAATTAAACACACTTCAATTACTAAAAGAAAGGATAGGACTAAAGACTAAAcaacataaaattcaaataatcttCAATGCTATTTCCAACTATTGTAGTGGTGATGACGAGGTTAATGCCAAAGCAAAGTATTTTGCCCATTGATGAATGATGATTGATCAATAAATAGCCGACACATTATACTACTAAATAATAatgtcaaccaaaaaaaaaagaagccccAAAAGCCAACACAATCTGAAATGCAATCTTTTGAAATCTACGGTTCGTTCTAAAAATCTACAGTATCTGCAGAATGCAGAGCAACCAAATATGTTGCTCTACATGACTGTATAGAAGGTCTAAACAAGTGTAATCAAGTATTAAAAAAGCACGAGATTTTATAACTAGAGGAATGTTTATTACCAATCTTgtaaatcttaataaaatcaagtATCAAAATGGTAAGGATATTTGTAAAtcttgagaaaataaataaaaggttgATAGAGGAATGTTTATTACCAATCTCTTTCTGTAAGCCATTTCAATAAGTTGGTCAAATGCAGCTTGCTCAATCTTCCTGCACAATAACAACAGCAATCATAATAAGAATCAATAATATCATAAGCACAAATTCCAGAAATGGAAAGTGACAAATTACAACAACAACGAAATTGAAGATACAAAGAGGGATCAGAGGCAAAACATGCAAAGCGTAATTAACACTTACTGCCTTTCCACATCCCTCCCTTCTTGAACAGCTCTATCAATCTTGTCCAAGTTATTCTTCTTACTCCCATTCTAttagtcaatcaaaataagGGATAATGATATAAGAATGGACCAAATTTGAGGTCAATTAGATAGATGTGGTCAAAACTATCAGGGAAAACTCTTTCAATATGCACCTGTTCATACAGTGCTTTCTCAAGTTTCACAATGTCTTGATTTATAGCTTCATCTTCCTCAGCTAAATCAGGCTGCATCAAGCAAAGTAAGTTTAAGGAGTATAGCCATGAATCTACTAAGTTCCAAATAACTATGATAATTGTAATTCCATATATGAAATAAAAGCCTACCAATATTTCAGGATATAAGCCAATGCTCTGCAACTCAAGCAGCAGTCTATCATCCAGTGACATCTGCTGATACTGGCCATCAGGAGAAGGAAAGCTAGGAACACTTAATTCAGCAGGCTGCAGTTGATCAAGATCATTTGAACATATTTCGCCGGTATGTGTGATATCTGAAAGAGAAAATTCTTCATCTCCCTGCCAAACTCCAGTGCTTTGTAAAGAGCTGGATGTGTTTGGGTATCTAAATGTGTTGGATGTGGTGCTCTTATCACAAGATAGTCTATCCAACATGCAGTTCTTCTGAATTTGAAGATCCACCTCTGACTCAACTTCAGAGTCCATTCTATCCCGATCTTTGggttcaaaatcaatttgattacaAGAACCACAGTGAGAATCATCACTAGCACATTGTCGAGATATATTCTTTGCATCACTTTGGTGATATGAttcttcattttcatcttcttcaattAGAGCACAAAGAAGTCTTTGGAATAGTGGGGTAACCTTGTCCAGTCTTTCCATGTCCTTCTTACCATCTAAAGCATCAAACTTAGTTGATTCTTCATCACAGTGACTTCTCTTTCTTTCCTCTGAACCCTGAGTTGGCTTGTTATTTATAACAACACCCTGAGGAAACACAAATTTACTGGTTACCACATTCCTCCAGATGAAAATTGTTGTGTAATTTTGAAGATCTTAAACTTACCGATGGAGATCAACACAGTACCTCTTTATTATTGATAAGATGAAAGATATAGGATAGTTTTACGTGTAATGCCAAACACTTACCAACAGATCATGATCAATGCAAAACATATGAGATAAACTTTTATCAAATTCTTCAGCAATATTGAGCTGATTCAGCaaccaacaaacaaaaaaagcagCAAGTTAGAATCTATTCAACATATTGAGAGTCAAATGGTAACTTCACATTTCCAGAAAAACATGACATGTTCAAGACCCAGTTGCTACCTGTTGCTTCAAGTAAGATGCATCATCCAAGCTGATAGAAGCAAAAATAGATtccattttcttccaaaatggACCCGAACAAGCAAGGTCTGCATAAAATAAGCCACCAAACTAGTGAAATATAAAActgaatataaaaaagattaacaTTTTGGAGAAGGTAAAATGGTTCAAGAGGCATACTGCTTGCATTACGAGCAGCATTTGCAGCTTTATATAATTCTTCGTGATCATCATCAGGTTCACCTGGACAGTCACATTTCAATATAGTGTGGGAAAACATAATCAAAAGCAAATATAGATCAAAATATTTAACAGACTACCTATTAACcaggaaataaaattattgcacaaataaagaaaaataaatttactgaTAGAGCAAGTAATATgtacaataataaatatataactacaGAAAATTACTTGATATGCTAGCCTCTACATGCCTGAACAGTATAAAGTGCTACGACACAATAACTAGAGAAAATATTCCAGTTGGGTAAAACTGAACACATTAATATCACTACCATATGTGAGCAAAATGAAGGAATTTAGCCACTGCTACCCTAAATCTAAAATTCCCTAATAAAGAAATCTTAGCTTCTAAATATCAGCAGTACCTCCAAAATCAGGAGAACTAATGTTCAGTTGCTTCCCTACACGAGTCAAAATTTTGCGCTCTTTCTGCTTTTTTGAAGGAGGGCGCCCATATTTGCTGCATTGAACAAAAGGGTATGAGGACAGTTTTGGAAAATAGAAGTAGAAAGGATGAACtagatctaaaaataaaatcaacttacGTTTTACTCTTATCATTAGGCTTCATGTCTTGTACTGGCTTCATTGTTGGTACATTCTCTGACTTCTCCCTCCCAGAAGGGAGGTCTGGCCTTACTAATGATAAATTCCTTCCACTTCTTCCTTGTCTCTGCACACTATCTCCAGATTCATCAGTTGATATCTTATTCTTCCTCATTTGAAACACAGAAGCCCCAGCCTTATCTGCGGCCATAGCAAAGTCACTTCCATTCAcagctttttcttttattttgttttccccCGCTCCAGATTCTTCACTTTCAGATAATCCAAAGGGGGATGAAGTATCATCAGGCggtcttttatattttggtgtacTGTTGTCTGCACTACTTGCAAGTTGAAATCCATTGTTGCCAGCAGAAGAAGCTTTTACACAGAACTCAGAAGTTAGACAGCCTTCGAATGAAACCTGAACTTCAAGATTGCGTGAGGCAGGAGAAACTACTTTCACTCTTCGTGAGCGTGAATTTTTAGGTGGCCTCTGACCAACCCACTGGGTCATTGGATGAATAGAAGAACCTATGGATGTAAAAGCTTTTAACTATTTGCCATACTAACCACTGAGACTTTATATTAGAATTTGAAGGCAGTTTACCAACCTGGAAATGTTGTAGATGAAGGTTGAATGTTAGATGATTCTAGTGCACCAACTGAACCTGTTCTTGGTGCCCGAGATACCTTGTTTTTTATTAGCGTATTAGGGTTGCTGGCTGGGTCCTCCGGAGtgtttcccctatttatagaaacataaaaataaataaatttgtaaatagcTATCAACACATATAAACATAGACAAGGACCAGTCTAAAACTTTGTTGTGTTATATCTTAGCATAGAATCTCAGAAAATTGACTGATAAAACAACTAGTCAGTAGAAAAATCCATGGCGATGTCAAGATATATTCAAACCTATTGCTTCCTTTGGCAACAACTCTCTGCTCAGCTATGT encodes:
- the LOC100784211 gene encoding uncharacterized protein isoform X1, whose protein sequence is MLSSGNNLNSSSSNSGITSLDMPPLPQCLPLDSITVGNRKYTGELRRVLGVSAGNASEDHSFGGPHPKPMGPGASGELKHFKESVQDASRKARDRSKMFGESLSKLEKYEALNIKKRQRTDLSSDRGGGVNLTKMGNQIHKTPNDNLTQRSEARASNSMLNKRIRTSVADVREESRSAAIGRPRVVTEKDGNLVQTLGGSSVRNEEKTRRLLAGGEGLDQKIKKKRSVGTVGNRVRTGERDVKRTALPKANADLKMRLYDAQGFRLKSGPGGIKSEGSSELTSTGVRVMLTSEQGVSLHREHIAEQRVVAKGSNRGNTPEDPASNPNTLIKNKVSRAPRTGSVGALESSNIQPSSTTFPGSSIHPMTQWVGQRPPKNSRSRRVKVVSPASRNLEVQVSFEGCLTSEFCVKASSAGNNGFQLASSADNSTPKYKRPPDDTSSPFGLSESEESGAGENKIKEKAVNGSDFAMAADKAGASVFQMRKNKISTDESGDSVQRQGRSGRNLSLVRPDLPSGREKSENVPTMKPVQDMKPNDKSKTKYGRPPSKKQKERKILTRVGKQLNISSPDFGGEPDDDHEELYKAANAARNASNLACSGPFWKKMESIFASISLDDASYLKQQLNIAEEFDKSLSHMFCIDHDLLGVVINNKPTQGSEERKRSHCDEESTKFDALDGKKDMERLDKVTPLFQRLLCALIEEDENEESYHQSDAKNISRQCASDDSHCGSCNQIDFEPKDRDRMDSEVESEVDLQIQKNCMLDRLSCDKSTTSNTFRYPNTSSSLQSTGVWQGDEEFSLSDITHTGEICSNDLDQLQPAELSVPSFPSPDGQYQQMSLDDRLLLELQSIGLYPEILPDLAEEDEAINQDIVKLEKALYEQNGSKKNNLDKIDRAVQEGRDVERQKIEQAAFDQLIEMAYRKRLACRGSKNSKGAVHKVSKQVALAFVKRTLGRCKRYEEADINCFSEPTLQNIMFAPPSRENDAQPADCIVSGTASNTCNKVSLQIEARKSGAVSSVSDKYDCHRDYADRGLVDSFQGSIQSSEQASSKNGSMFIREKKREMLVNGGVSGSSSRASNLDGAVHGGLKGKRSERERNQSRDQSGQNSIGRAGRISLDSSQNENKPKAKKQKSTASGHDRVMEAKDSTRLPIHDAINNHSKDGATISGNQDTSQIKESNDFGNLPLPDLSSIEEFGGTQDLSSWLNFEEDGLQDHDSIGLDIPMDDLSDLNMLM
- the LOC100784211 gene encoding uncharacterized protein isoform X2, coding for MLSSGNNLNSSSSNSGITSLDMPPLPQCLPLDSITVGNRKYTGELRRVLGVSAGNASEDHSFGGPHPKPMGPGASGELKHFKESVQDASRKARDRSKMFGESLSKLEKYEALNIKKRQRTDLSSDRGGGVNLTKMGNQIHKTPNDNLTQRSEARASNSMLNKRIRTSVADVREESRSAAIGRPRVVTEKDGNLVQTLGGSSVRNEEKTRRLLAGGEGLDQKIKKKRSVGTVGNRVRTGERDVKRTALPKANADLKMRLYDAQGFRLKSGPGGIKSEGSSELTSTGVRVMLTSEQGVSLHREHIAEQRVVAKGSNRGNTPEDPASNPNTLIKNKVSRAPRTGSVGALESSNIQPSSTTFPGSSIHPMTQWVGQRPPKNSRSRRVKVVSPASRNLEVQVSFEGCLTSEFCVKASSAGNNGFQLASSADNSTPKYKRPPDDTSSPFGLSESEESGAGENKIKEKAVNGSDFAMAADKAGASVFQMRKNKISTDESGDSVQRQGRSGRNLSLVRPDLPSGREKSENVPTMKPVQDMKPNDKSKTKYGRPPSKKQKERKILTRVGKQLNISSPDFGGEPDDDHEELYKAANAARNASNLACSGPFWKKMESIFASISLDDASYLKQQLNIAEEFDKSLSHMFCIDHDLLGVVINNKPTQGSEERKRSHCDEESTKFDALDGKKDMERLDKVTPLFQRLLCALIEEDENEESYHQSDAKNISRQCASDDSHCGSCNQIDFEPKDRDRMDSEVESEVDLQIQKNCMLDRLSCDKSTTSNTFRYPNTSSSLQSTGVWQGDEEFSLSDITHTGEICSNDLDQLQPAELSVPSFPSPDGQYQQMSLDDRLLLELQSIGLYPEILPDLAEEDEAINQDIVKLEKALYEQNGSKKNNLDKIDRAVQEGRDVERQKIEQAAFDQLIEMAYRKRLACRGSKNSKGAVHKVSKQVALAFVKRTLGRCKRYEEADINCFSEPTLQNIMFAPPSRENDAQPADCIVSGTASNTCNKVSLQIEARKSGSIQSSEQASSKNGSMFIREKKREMLVNGGVSGSSSRASNLDGAVHGGLKGKRSERERNQSRDQSGQNSIGRAGRISLDSSQNENKPKAKKQKSTASGHDRVMEAKDSTRLPIHDAINNHSKDGATISGNQDTSQIKESNDFGNLPLPDLSSIEEFGGTQDLSSWLNFEEDGLQDHDSIGLDIPMDDLSDLNMLM